A genome region from Cutaneotrichosporon cavernicola HIS019 DNA, chromosome: 5 includes the following:
- a CDS encoding uncharacterized protein (to TIGR gene model, INSD accession), whose translation MLPPSSDGGATLRDPRDLRHLRDTALPTGTTFETLEHRLSPTYHVALLLAGSRQPRHGHRLPGSGTEEDPYLVDWAPGERANPYNWAKSYRWAITGIIGISTLCIAFASSAYSTAVSGIVAEFDANHQLVVAGLSFYVIGFGVGPLVWAPISELYGRNVAFYFSYPVFVLFNLVGALSPNLATVLVSRLIAGTFGACPITNAGGQIGDMFPAHDRALATSFFSLAPFLGPVIGPIVGGFVAEYRSWRWVFWVQFFFGLTMCILSLIVVPETYAPTLLRRKAKRLQAASVAAGTPAVFIAKYDRVNKSPVQVLRTNLIRPFQLLFRELIAACLAIYGAVIYGTLYLFFEAFPIVFAENRGWTLSQVGLSFLGIGVGLLIGNASTPLFNRLYERAETKAEAEGRETPPEARLPGCAVGATALPIGLFVFAWTCTPNVHWIVPIIASIPFGSGFQLIFTGMQLFLIDAYQLYSASALASSAVLRALAGAIFPLFTNKMYTRLGLNWAGTLVAFLALACAPMPFLFYRYGAFLRRHSKYAPSGPREGGSECADKVPQPPVDEALEPEYAPDAGDDAGVDTCTPDWEGIRVEKTGREIEGGDIV comes from the exons atgTTGCCCCCGAGTTCGGATGGCGGCGCCACATTGCGAGATCCGCGAGATTTGCGACATCTACGAGATACTGCCCTGCCCACCGGCACGACGTTCGAAACTCTTGAGCACCGTCTGTCCCCCACGTACcacgtcgcgctcctccttgctgGATCAAGACAGCCACGACACGGGCACCGCCTCCCCGGATCCGGGACTGAGGAGGACCCGTACCTTGTGGACTGGGCACCGGGCGAGCGAGCGAATCCTTACAACTGGGCCAAGTCGTACCGCTGGGCAATCACCGGCATCATTGGGATAAGCACGCTGTGCATCGCCTTTGCTAGCTCGGCGTACTCAACAGCTGTGAGCGGCATCGTCGCCGAGTTCGACGCCAACCAccaactcgtcgtcgccggccTCAGCTTCTATGTAATCG GTTTTGGCGTGGGCCCTCTGGTCTGGGCACCAATCTCGGAACTGTACGGTCGCAATGTCGCGTTTTACTTCTCCTACCCCGTGTTCGTGTTGttcaacctcgtcggcgcgctcagcCCGAACCTTGCGACCGTACTCGTGAGCCGGCTGATAGCGGGAACGTTTGGCGCTTGTCCCATCACCAATGCCGGTGGGCAGATCGGCGACATGTTCCCGGC CCACGATCGTGCTCTTGCAACGAGCTTCTTCTCACTCGCACCGTTCCTCGGGCCCGTCATTGGGCCAATCGTCGGCGGCTTTGTCGCAGAGTACCGCAGCTGGCGCTGGGTGTTCTGGGTGCAGTTCTTCTTCGGACT CACAATGTGTATCCTATCGCTCATCGTGGTGCCGGAGACGTACGCGCCGACACTACTCCGCCGTAAGGCCAAGCGTCTCCAGGCAGCGTCAGTAGCGGCTGGGACACCCGCAGTGTTCATCGCCAAGTATGACCGCGTGAACAAGTCGCCCGTACAGGTCCTGCGCACCAACCTTATCCGTCCGTTCCAGCTGCTCTTCCGCGAGCTCATCGCGGCCTGTTTGGCCATCTACGGCGCGGTAATCTACGGAACACTGTACCTATTCTTCGAGGCGTTTCCGATCGTGTTCGCGGAAAACCGCGGCTGGACTCTAAGCCAAGTCGGCCTCTCCTTCTTAGGTATTGGGGTAGGTCTACTAATCGGCAATGCGAGCACACCCCTCTTTAACAGGCTCtacgagcgcgccgagaccAAAGCCGAAGCAGAGGGCAGGGAGACGCCACCAGAAGCGCGTCTTCCGGGCTGTGCAGTTGGTGCAACAGCACTCCCGATTGGTTTGTTCGTGTTCGCGTGGACATGTACCCCAAACGTACACTGGATCGTGCCCATCATCGCCTCGATCCCGTTTGGGTCGGGCTTCCAGCTCATTTTCACGGGCATGCagctcttcctcatcgacgcgtACCAGCTTTACTCGGCAAGTGCGCTGGCAAGCAGTGCAGTACTGCGTGCACTGGCCGGGGCGATATTTCCACTCTTTACGAACAAGATGTATACCCGCCTCGGACTGAATTGGGCCGGTACAT TGGTAGCGTTCCTTGCGCTCGCATGTGCGCCCATGCCCTTCCTATTCTATCGGTATGGCGCGTTCCTCCGGCGCCACTCCAAGTATGCTCCGTCTGGCCCTCGCGAGGGTGGGAGCGAGTGTGCGGATAAAGTCCCCCAGCCGCCCGTGGATGAGGCGCTCGAACCAGAATATGCGCCGGAcgccggcgacgacgcaggCGTCGATACCTGTACACCGGACTGGGAGGGGATACGCGTGGAGAAGACGGGGAGAGAGATAGAAGGCGGCGATATCGTGTAG
- the PDE1 gene encoding uncharacterized protein (cAMP phosphodiesterases class-II) — MHSSGSNGTSDPIKLQPSREDVGPEPDPDPVFEMVVLGSGGGPLETDCSGYLVKPASGRWEDGILALEGGSGIGALTNLLRMHEADELFPNVDFPETHNSPILKAAYIFSFLSCYLITHAHLDHAVSLILLSGSVPSKQRRISRLLFNHDHVNASEATADETVPPVPARIPVYATQETLDNLAAAYGGGLWPELGAWATAEELMHSGRRKRRRTQELTGVGPKFYPLATEKGRKHTHLNAQLPISTLVFPVSHGQTSQGPYSSSATFIRYDPSLMPSRPPSRRTSHSMSNSQDDIEMDSSFMGSAGREFLFFGDVESEWRADHEMDVDKDGGAVAGAYNRAIWEQAAVSFAEGRLAGVFLECSYDSTRPAIIMFGHLSPPGIMYELKTLASFVGGESRPLEGLKIFITHVKEFLVPHRSGVSARELIQIELDALEAENQLGVTFNVISPGDRLLI; from the exons AGAACCAGATCCAGATCCAGTGTTCGAGAtggtcgtcctcggttCCGGTGGAGGTCCCTTGGAGACTGATTGTTCTGG GTACCTTGTCAAGCCAGCGTCTGGTCGATGGGAGGATGGGATTCTCGCATTAGAAGGAG GTTCCGGTATTGGCGCTCTGACCAACCTGCTAAGGATgcacgaggccgacgagctgttTCCCAACGTCGACTTCCCAGAAACACACAACTCTCCCATCCTCAAGGCGGCATACATCTTCTCATTCCTCTC TTGCTACCTTATTACTCACGCCCACCTTGACCACGCTGTCTCCTTGATCTTGCTGTCTGGCTCCGTCCCAAGTAAGCAACGTCGAATTTCCCGACTGCTGTTTAACCATGACCACGTCAACGCGTCCGAGGCCACGGCAGACGAGACTGTCCCTCCAGTTCCGGCACGCATTCCTGTGTATGCCACACAGGAGACCCTGGACAATCTCGCAGCGGCTTACGGTGGCGGCCTATGGCCCGAACTAGGCGCTTGGGCTACTGCGGAAGAGTTAATGCATTCCGGCAGAcgcaagcgccgccgaACCCAGGAGCTGACGGGAGTTGGCCCCAAGTTCTACCC GTTGGCCACTgagaagggaaggaagCACACCCATCTTAACGCCCAACTTCCGATCAGCACGCTCGTCTTCCCCGTTTCACATGGACAAACGTCGCAGGGCCCGTACTCGTCATCGGCCACCTTCATCCGCTACGATCCTTCCCTCATGCCGTCGCGACCGCCGTCGCGCAGGACCAGCCACTCCATGTCCAACTCGCAAGATGACATAGAGATGGACTCGAGTTTCATGGGTAGCGCGGGAAGGGAGTTCCTTTTCTTTGGTGACGTGGAGAGCGAGTGGCGTGCCGACCACGAGATGGAtgtcgacaaggacggGGGAGCTGTTGCTGGGGCGTACAACAGAGCGATCTGGGAGCAGGCGGCAGTGAGCTTTGCGGAGGGTCGCCTCGCGGGCGTTTTC CTCGAGTGCTCGTACGACTCGACGCGTCCAGCCATCATCATGTTTGGCCACCTGTCGCCGCCAGGGATTATGTACGAGCTCAAGACTCTCGCTTCATTCGTGGGAGGAGAAAG CCGACCTCTGGAGGGTCTGAAGATATTCATCACACACGTCAAGGAGTTCCTGGTTCCACACAGGAGTGGCGTCAGTGCGCGGGAGCTCATTCAAATTgagctcgatgcgctcgaggccgagaatCAGCTCGGTGTCACGTTTAACGTTATTTCCCCAGGTGACCGGTTGT TGATTTAA